One genomic region from Chthonomonas calidirosea T49 encodes:
- a CDS encoding proteasome accessory factor PafA2 family protein — protein sequence MNRLFGIETEYGIVVEGLNTGDWLTESMAVVRSCEGPWVSGWNYRGEDPRRDMRGFTVQNLSTNPDDAQFDPPGGPTMSREEERSDRVLPNGARLYNDHGHPEYSTPECRSLWDLVAHDRAGERIVLAAARRRAAETGRAVTIYKNNTDFHGASYGTHECYLMRRDVPTETLILMLLPFFASRCIYAGAGKAGVENNGLGRSDLFQLSQRADFFSVEASVDTLHNRPLVNTRDEPHATPRTYRRLHVICGDANMSEYATALKVGTTCLVLSLLEQGRQPPLRLANPVQAAKAISRDITLKRTVERADGKPPITALEIQRLYLAEAQKYLQNSDEETDWVLTEWQQILDDLEKDPLMAADRLDWVAKYQLLEPFRQAEGLKWNDPHMQSLDLAYHNIDPEEGLYYGLEQAGQMCTLVTETRIQAAMSCPPIDTRAALRGLFVQRFASAVRSIGWNGVLFRYNDEDYLFDMNPLVEENVRLLNEEFATARTLEDVIALLQSQPGAEETV from the coding sequence ATGAACCGACTGTTCGGCATCGAGACGGAATACGGCATTGTGGTGGAGGGGCTAAACACGGGCGATTGGCTTACCGAAAGTATGGCCGTGGTCCGCAGCTGTGAAGGGCCGTGGGTGAGCGGTTGGAACTACCGGGGAGAGGACCCTCGGCGTGATATGCGCGGTTTTACGGTGCAAAACCTCTCCACAAACCCTGACGATGCCCAATTTGACCCTCCCGGTGGTCCCACAATGAGCCGCGAGGAGGAGCGCAGCGATAGGGTGTTGCCCAATGGGGCGCGGCTCTATAACGATCATGGCCACCCAGAATACTCCACACCGGAGTGCCGCTCCCTTTGGGACCTCGTGGCGCACGATCGTGCCGGAGAGCGCATTGTGTTGGCTGCAGCCCGTCGCCGCGCTGCGGAGACCGGCCGAGCGGTTACGATCTACAAAAACAACACCGATTTCCATGGAGCCAGCTATGGCACCCATGAGTGCTATCTTATGCGGCGCGATGTGCCCACCGAGACCCTTATTCTCATGCTTCTGCCCTTCTTCGCCTCACGCTGCATCTACGCCGGAGCCGGCAAAGCGGGGGTAGAAAACAACGGTTTAGGGCGCTCCGATCTCTTCCAGCTTTCCCAGCGTGCCGATTTCTTCTCCGTGGAGGCGAGCGTAGATACCCTGCATAATCGCCCTTTGGTCAACACGCGCGACGAGCCGCACGCAACCCCGCGAACCTATCGGCGTCTCCATGTGATCTGTGGGGATGCCAACATGAGCGAGTATGCCACGGCATTAAAGGTGGGCACTACCTGCTTAGTTTTGTCGTTGTTGGAGCAGGGAAGGCAACCCCCCTTGCGTTTGGCAAACCCAGTACAGGCCGCTAAGGCCATCTCGCGTGATATCACTCTGAAACGCACCGTAGAAAGGGCCGATGGAAAGCCGCCAATTACGGCGTTGGAGATTCAGCGGCTCTACCTCGCCGAAGCGCAAAAATACCTGCAAAACAGCGATGAAGAGACCGACTGGGTGCTCACCGAATGGCAGCAGATTCTCGACGATCTGGAAAAAGACCCCCTTATGGCCGCCGACCGGTTGGATTGGGTCGCGAAGTATCAGCTTCTGGAACCGTTTCGCCAGGCAGAGGGGCTGAAATGGAACGATCCGCACATGCAAAGCCTTGATCTTGCCTATCACAACATAGACCCGGAGGAGGGGCTTTACTATGGTCTTGAACAGGCCGGGCAGATGTGCACCCTGGTAACGGAGACGCGTATTCAGGCGGCCATGTCGTGTCCCCCCATAGATACACGAGCCGCCCTACGTGGGCTGTTTGTACAGCGCTTCGCCTCAGCCGTGCGAAGCATTGGGTGGAATGGGGTGCTGTTTCGGTATAACGACGAGGACTATCTTTTCGATATGAACCCATTGGTTGAGGAGAACGTGCGGCTCCTCAACGAGGAGTTTGCCACGGCACGCACCTTAGAGGATGTCATCGCTCTCCTTCAAAGCCAACCCGGTGCGGAGGAGACCGTATAA
- a CDS encoding ubiquitin-like protein UBact: MSDLFRMEERRQMPILPTEPARKEGDGGGPQKPDVKRPDTSDLLRRMKRVDPDAARRYRQRSGE; the protein is encoded by the coding sequence ATGAGCGATCTATTTCGTATGGAAGAGCGACGGCAGATGCCTATACTGCCTACAGAGCCCGCCCGTAAAGAGGGGGATGGGGGCGGCCCTCAGAAGCCGGATGTGAAACGGCCGGATACCAGCGATCTGCTGCGCCGTATGAAGCGTGTAGATCCCGATGCGGCCCGTCGCTACCGACAACGAAGCGGAGAGTAA
- a CDS encoding 20S proteasome, alpha and beta subunits yields the protein MFEPAADLWTLLERSGHPLTRPLTAPSFKGDSRDTQALTEVHGTTVIAVKFDRGVINVGDRRATANFAVMYDRAEKVLAVDDYTLLAISGSYARAMEVVRYLRTAFKLYERTYLQPMSLEGKLAELAKVVRAGLPEALQGIGGFLPLLSIYDRELEEGRIFFYDGMGARFESAEFGAAGSGSLQIRGVFDYIVKTKKPFHLMTREEALREALLLLDIAADLDTATGGWSKVLPLAKTITAEGIEDVPEEELRALVESIETTTSAHTP from the coding sequence TTGTTTGAACCGGCAGCAGATCTTTGGACCCTCTTGGAGCGGAGCGGTCATCCTCTAACGCGCCCGCTGACCGCTCCGTCTTTCAAAGGGGATTCGCGGGACACACAGGCGCTTACGGAGGTACACGGCACGACGGTGATCGCGGTAAAGTTCGATCGTGGCGTGATCAACGTGGGAGACCGCCGCGCTACCGCCAACTTTGCCGTAATGTACGATCGCGCCGAAAAGGTGTTGGCCGTTGATGACTATACTCTGCTTGCCATATCCGGCTCTTATGCACGTGCAATGGAGGTGGTACGCTATCTGAGAACGGCCTTTAAGCTCTACGAGCGTACCTATCTCCAACCGATGAGCCTAGAGGGCAAACTGGCTGAACTGGCCAAGGTAGTGCGGGCAGGCCTGCCGGAGGCTTTGCAAGGTATCGGTGGATTCCTGCCCCTGCTAAGTATCTACGACCGTGAGTTGGAGGAGGGGCGCATCTTCTTTTACGACGGCATGGGCGCCCGGTTCGAGAGCGCCGAGTTCGGTGCAGCTGGCAGCGGTTCGCTGCAGATTCGAGGAGTTTTTGACTATATCGTTAAAACCAAAAAACCCTTTCATCTGATGACACGAGAAGAGGCGCTCAGGGAGGCCCTGCTGCTGCTCGACATCGCCGCCGATCTCGACACGGCTACAGGGGGTTGGTCTAAAGTGCTTCCGCTGGCCAAAACGATCACCGCCGAAGGCATAGAGGATGTGCCCGAGGAGGAGCTGCGTGCCTTGGTAGAGAGCATCGAGACAACCACCAGCGCGCACACTCCATGA
- a CDS encoding 20S proteasome, alpha and beta subunits → MYTPFDINEAVAQRREFVEEGLRTGSPVVGLRYKGGLLLFTVRRAQRKIYEIYDRQMFSAIGRQSDIENVRLAAIQTAHQEGFERSPDDVSLHRLVGFALSPTLKRAFGDPMYIPIVIRALFAELGKSAKNDVFVTLNYDGEYRQTQDVAVIAGTQIAEDRMLERLEGTDPDQSLHEALERALLAWAAGMREALRGGRGIKTREEEEESERFRLIEEADSERAFLRDELKTGTIEAAVLERDVRRESRFRLLTEKEFEPLLREYR, encoded by the coding sequence ATGTACACACCTTTCGACATTAACGAGGCCGTCGCTCAACGTCGTGAATTTGTAGAGGAGGGGCTGCGCACGGGAAGCCCAGTGGTGGGGCTTCGCTATAAAGGCGGACTCTTGCTTTTCACTGTGCGTAGAGCCCAGCGTAAGATCTATGAGATATACGACCGACAGATGTTCTCGGCCATAGGCCGCCAGTCCGACATCGAAAATGTGCGTCTAGCCGCTATTCAAACCGCCCATCAAGAGGGTTTTGAGCGTAGCCCAGACGATGTCTCCTTGCACCGCCTCGTGGGCTTTGCGCTCAGCCCTACCCTAAAACGCGCCTTTGGTGACCCCATGTATATCCCCATCGTGATTCGAGCTCTCTTTGCCGAACTTGGCAAATCGGCCAAAAACGATGTGTTTGTAACACTAAACTACGATGGGGAGTATCGTCAAACACAGGACGTCGCCGTCATCGCGGGCACCCAGATCGCTGAAGACCGCATGCTGGAACGCCTGGAGGGAACCGATCCGGACCAGAGCCTGCATGAGGCCTTAGAGAGGGCTTTGCTCGCCTGGGCGGCAGGGATGCGCGAAGCCTTGCGAGGCGGACGCGGCATTAAAACCCGTGAAGAAGAGGAGGAATCCGAGCGGTTTCGTCTTATCGAAGAGGCCGACTCGGAGAGAGCTTTTCTGCGGGATGAGCTCAAAACCGGTACGATTGAGGCGGCCGTGCTAGAACGCGACGTGCGTCGAGAAAGCCGTTTTCGTTTGCTTACGGAAAAGGAGTTCGAGCCTCTACTGCGCGAGTATCGCTAA
- a CDS encoding proteasome accessory factor PafA2 family protein, protein MEKRIFGIETEFGCMVRDPSVGTPEEIVEQVKDYAFYDRRYGLIDLHARDYAFEPARAGGFLRNGGRLYIDAVGSHEEYATPECCDLLDLVRYDRAGRILLSRLLKDLQLSPVVSFHNNSIDHFGGHTFGCHENYLVQLEDRFFTDALSSLLPFLVTRQIFAGVGRVGGHRLTRPSSKNNIMTLSEHEVDYVWVSNFYGVEIDPTVNFQLSQRADHIVKTISSRVRFNRAIINPKWDSYYSYSNLHRLHVLFGESNMSEYALMLKVGTTCLVLDLIEDGIAPPDVEVADPLETLRSVSRDPTMKWIVRLRNGRTISAIDLQRRYLDAAKRYLYRRDPQTDLVLREWETILDDLERDPLSTADRLDWAAKFVLYRQYMEETGASWQDDVMQSLDLEYHNATPEEGLFYGLEQAGLMRRLVTDEQVEEALTNPPENTRAYGRGLIVAQLLAHPGLRYVIDWDAIYIERNRQLDLKNPFHTYEKEAMRFLRGV, encoded by the coding sequence ATGGAAAAACGAATTTTTGGCATCGAAACCGAGTTTGGTTGCATGGTGCGAGATCCTTCAGTTGGCACACCTGAAGAGATCGTTGAGCAGGTGAAAGACTATGCCTTCTACGACAGGCGCTATGGGCTTATTGACCTTCACGCACGTGACTATGCCTTTGAACCGGCCCGCGCCGGAGGTTTTCTGCGCAACGGAGGTCGCCTTTACATAGATGCCGTCGGTAGTCATGAAGAGTATGCCACCCCTGAATGCTGTGATCTGCTAGACCTCGTGCGCTACGATAGGGCTGGGCGTATTCTGCTGTCGCGCTTATTGAAAGACCTGCAGCTGAGCCCAGTGGTTAGCTTTCATAACAACAGCATAGACCACTTCGGTGGGCATACCTTCGGTTGCCACGAAAACTACCTGGTGCAGCTCGAAGATCGCTTCTTTACCGATGCTCTATCGAGCCTGTTGCCGTTTCTGGTAACGCGCCAAATTTTTGCTGGTGTTGGGCGTGTGGGCGGACACCGGCTAACTCGCCCCTCTAGCAAAAACAACATCATGACTCTCAGCGAGCATGAGGTAGACTACGTTTGGGTCTCCAACTTCTATGGGGTCGAGATAGACCCCACGGTCAATTTTCAGCTTTCGCAGCGTGCCGATCACATCGTGAAAACCATCAGCTCGCGCGTCCGCTTTAACAGAGCGATCATCAATCCCAAATGGGATAGCTACTACTCCTACTCCAACCTGCATCGGCTGCATGTGCTCTTCGGCGAAAGCAACATGAGCGAATATGCCCTGATGTTAAAAGTGGGCACAACCTGTTTGGTGCTTGACCTCATCGAGGACGGGATCGCTCCGCCGGATGTGGAGGTGGCCGATCCGTTAGAGACTTTGCGCTCGGTCTCGCGCGATCCCACGATGAAATGGATAGTGCGTTTACGCAACGGACGCACCATTTCGGCCATTGACCTGCAACGTCGTTATCTTGATGCGGCGAAACGCTACCTTTATCGTCGCGACCCACAAACCGATCTGGTGCTTAGGGAGTGGGAGACTATTTTGGACGATCTCGAGCGAGACCCACTTTCGACGGCCGACCGCCTCGACTGGGCTGCGAAGTTTGTGCTCTATCGTCAGTACATGGAAGAGACCGGGGCAAGCTGGCAAGACGACGTGATGCAGAGCCTCGACTTGGAGTATCATAATGCGACACCGGAAGAGGGGCTGTTCTATGGTTTGGAGCAGGCCGGCCTGATGCGGCGCCTTGTTACTGACGAACAGGTGGAGGAGGCGTTGACCAATCCGCCCGAAAACACGCGCGCCTATGGACGCGGGCTTATTGTGGCGCAACTATTGGCACATCCGGGGCTGCGTTACGTGATCGATTGGGATGCGATCTATATCGAGCGCAATCGGCAGCTTGACCTGAAAAATCCGTTCCACACCTACGAGAAAGAGGCTATGCGCTTCTTACGCGGCGTGTAA
- the phoU gene encoding phosphate signaling complex protein PhoU — MIPMRAHFEAELNSLRETMLEMATCADNMLAQAVEALMSGNLELVQKVIAQDDTVDRYDIEIENKCLRLIATQQPVARDLRTIGTALKAITDVERIGDYAVDIAKIGRRLARAQQIYRPLVDIPRLAHLSRVMLQDALQAFIHHDLNLVEKVIRDDDEVDRLYHAMRERLTQEIVEHPSCALLALNIMFAAKYLERVSDHVVNIAERVWFVETGELKPAREFLNEEDSP, encoded by the coding sequence ATGATTCCAATGCGTGCTCATTTTGAGGCCGAGCTGAATAGCCTGCGTGAAACGATGCTGGAGATGGCCACCTGCGCCGACAATATGTTGGCGCAGGCGGTAGAGGCACTGATGAGCGGCAACCTAGAGCTCGTGCAAAAGGTAATAGCTCAAGACGATACGGTAGACCGCTACGACATTGAGATCGAGAACAAATGTTTACGCCTCATTGCCACGCAACAGCCTGTGGCTCGCGATCTGCGCACCATTGGAACAGCTTTGAAGGCCATTACCGATGTGGAGCGTATTGGAGACTATGCGGTGGATATCGCAAAGATCGGGCGAAGGCTGGCGCGTGCTCAGCAGATTTATCGGCCCCTTGTGGACATTCCGCGCTTGGCCCATCTTAGCCGCGTGATGTTACAGGATGCGCTCCAGGCTTTTATTCATCACGATCTCAACCTCGTTGAGAAAGTTATTCGCGATGACGACGAAGTCGATCGCCTCTACCATGCCATGCGAGAGCGCCTCACCCAAGAGATCGTAGAGCACCCCTCTTGTGCTCTTTTGGCGCTAAATATTATGTTCGCGGCCAAATATCTCGAACGGGTGAGCGATCATGTGGTGAACATCGCCGAGCGCGTATGGTTTGTGGAGACCGGCGAACTCAAGCCGGCGCGTGAGTTTCTCAACGAAGAAGATTCACCTTAA
- the hpnC gene encoding squalene synthase HpnC — translation MNTSTSDSLSLSHPYRYEGQPTLEEARRYCARLAKSHYENFLVATLFCPRALRQHFYNIYAYCRISDDLGDEIGDPQQSLALLDWWETELDAMYDGKPRHPVFVALEETVKRFQIPSEPFRHLLQAFRQDQICTRYATYDDLLGYCRYSANPVGHLVLYLAGYRDAERFALADKTCTALQLANFWQDVARDLDKGRIYIPLEDMARFGYSETELQARKFTPAFAELMRFEVERTRALFLEGQALCNMVDKRLRLDIAMFTQGGLEVLRRIESQGYDVLSRRPAIPKSRQLALLFKRLFRPLS, via the coding sequence ATGAACACAAGTACCAGCGATTCGCTCTCTCTTAGCCATCCTTATCGTTATGAGGGCCAACCAACTTTGGAGGAGGCGCGGCGATACTGCGCTCGCCTCGCCAAATCGCACTACGAAAACTTTCTGGTGGCCACTCTCTTTTGTCCCCGCGCGTTACGCCAACATTTCTATAATATCTATGCCTACTGTCGTATTAGCGATGACCTTGGTGATGAGATCGGCGATCCCCAACAATCGCTCGCCCTGCTGGATTGGTGGGAAACGGAACTCGATGCCATGTACGATGGAAAGCCGCGCCATCCCGTCTTCGTCGCGCTGGAAGAGACCGTCAAGCGATTCCAAATTCCGTCCGAGCCGTTCCGCCATCTGTTACAGGCCTTTCGCCAAGACCAAATCTGCACACGCTACGCTACCTACGACGACCTGCTGGGCTACTGCCGCTACTCGGCCAATCCGGTAGGTCACCTGGTGCTCTATCTGGCTGGCTATCGGGATGCAGAGCGGTTCGCTTTGGCCGATAAAACCTGCACAGCCCTTCAACTCGCCAATTTCTGGCAGGATGTGGCACGCGATCTCGACAAAGGGCGGATCTACATCCCTCTAGAGGATATGGCTCGTTTTGGTTACTCGGAAACGGAACTTCAAGCGCGCAAGTTCACCCCTGCATTTGCCGAGTTAATGCGCTTTGAGGTCGAACGTACACGCGCGCTGTTTTTAGAAGGACAAGCGCTCTGCAACATGGTAGACAAACGGCTTCGGTTGGATATCGCCATGTTCACGCAAGGCGGTTTGGAGGTCTTACGCCGTATCGAATCGCAGGGTTATGACGTGCTGTCGCGACGCCCGGCCATTCCTAAAAGCCGACAACTCGCTCTTCTCTTCAAACGCCTTTTTCGTCCCCTCTCCTAA
- a CDS encoding heavy metal-binding domain-containing protein, with protein sequence MSDYTPGSQAGLPEAARQRLLEMRGTAEKRAFFTSDLSVNEFLLVREAGFDPVGFVMGSSIYHIGFQFARVFQNQEMTVLTQAMYQARELAMTRMEEEADLLGADGIVGVRLEASQSAWGEGIAEFIAIGTAIRHRTGEHYRTHRNRPFTSDLSGQEFWTLLKAGYRPISLVMGVCVYHVAYRGFLQALNQMGRNVELQNYTQALYDARELALSRMQAEAEAEQAEGIVGTRVTESNYSWGSHTIEFFAVGTAVTSISKEHTIQSPQLVLPLNG encoded by the coding sequence ATGAGCGACTATACCCCCGGCTCTCAAGCCGGACTTCCTGAGGCCGCCCGGCAGCGTCTCTTGGAAATGCGCGGTACCGCAGAAAAACGCGCCTTTTTTACCAGTGACCTCTCCGTTAATGAGTTTCTTCTTGTCCGTGAGGCCGGCTTCGACCCCGTTGGCTTTGTCATGGGCAGCTCCATCTACCACATCGGCTTTCAGTTTGCTCGTGTCTTCCAAAATCAGGAGATGACCGTGCTAACACAGGCCATGTATCAGGCACGCGAGCTGGCCATGACGCGTATGGAAGAAGAGGCCGACCTGCTAGGCGCCGATGGCATTGTGGGCGTACGCCTTGAGGCAAGCCAATCTGCTTGGGGCGAGGGCATCGCCGAATTCATCGCCATCGGCACCGCCATTCGTCATCGTACCGGAGAGCACTATCGCACGCACCGTAATCGGCCGTTTACCTCCGACCTCAGCGGCCAAGAGTTTTGGACGCTGCTGAAAGCCGGCTATCGTCCTATCTCGCTGGTAATGGGCGTCTGCGTCTATCATGTGGCCTATCGCGGCTTTCTGCAAGCCCTTAATCAGATGGGGCGCAACGTGGAGCTGCAAAACTACACACAGGCGCTCTACGACGCTCGTGAGCTGGCTCTATCGCGGATGCAAGCCGAAGCGGAGGCAGAGCAGGCAGAAGGCATCGTCGGCACCCGAGTCACTGAAAGCAACTATAGTTGGGGCAGCCATACCATCGAGTTTTTTGCCGTCGGCACCGCCGTTACCTCTATTTCCAAAGAGCACACCATCCAGAGCCCTCAACTGGTGTTGCCGCTAAATGGCTAA
- a CDS encoding heavy metal-binding domain-containing protein — MRFFNLGQPGQPDDPNAAQRKQESLRSLAGGGLPLNAVERLREQATTIANAHRGFSSTLSINEQLLLRGIGVEVLGQVMGSSIYQIGFQYLPSWSGNSMELTALSEAYYAARHLALNRMQQEAALLGAHGVVGMQIVRRALENSVLEFLAFGTAIKEPIRTYHQPGNLPFVSDLSGHDYYTLHQAGFRPVGFAFGCCVFCQVATWRTQMASSPFGTGWMNQELTDFTQSLYQARERAMERMVHEALAVQATGVIGSDIEVHHDFIAGDQYRNPAVIHYFTALGTAIAPYPAPDITPQIDLQLMMTDTAQQLRGG, encoded by the coding sequence ATGCGTTTTTTTAACCTTGGACAACCTGGACAACCAGACGATCCGAACGCAGCCCAGCGCAAGCAAGAGAGCCTCAGAAGCCTGGCCGGTGGTGGACTGCCGCTTAACGCTGTGGAACGATTGCGCGAACAGGCCACGACTATCGCAAATGCCCATAGAGGTTTCTCCTCTACGCTCTCCATTAACGAGCAGCTTCTGTTGCGTGGTATCGGCGTGGAGGTTCTCGGGCAGGTGATGGGTAGCTCCATCTACCAGATCGGGTTTCAGTATCTTCCCTCTTGGTCGGGCAACTCCATGGAGCTTACCGCCCTTAGCGAGGCCTACTATGCAGCTCGCCATCTCGCCCTTAACCGTATGCAGCAGGAGGCCGCTCTACTAGGTGCCCATGGCGTTGTAGGAATGCAGATCGTCCGTCGTGCCCTTGAAAACTCCGTGCTTGAATTCCTCGCCTTCGGCACGGCCATCAAGGAGCCTATCCGCACCTACCATCAGCCTGGCAACCTGCCCTTTGTAAGCGATCTCTCCGGTCACGACTACTACACCCTGCACCAAGCGGGGTTCCGACCAGTTGGTTTCGCCTTTGGCTGCTGTGTGTTTTGCCAAGTGGCCACCTGGCGCACCCAAATGGCCAGCAGCCCTTTTGGTACCGGCTGGATGAACCAAGAGCTCACCGACTTTACCCAATCTCTCTACCAAGCGCGAGAGCGCGCCATGGAGCGCATGGTACACGAAGCTCTTGCCGTACAGGCTACCGGCGTTATAGGAAGCGATATCGAGGTGCATCACGATTTTATTGCAGGAGATCAGTATCGGAACCCTGCGGTTATCCACTACTTTACCGCTCTCGGCACCGCCATCGCGCCTTACCCAGCTCCCGATATAACGCCACAAATTGATCTGCAACTTATGATGACCGATACAGCCCAACAACTCCGTGGAGGTTAA
- a CDS encoding HEAT repeat domain-containing protein, with amino-acid sequence MGLFLGASRCGWAKDIVESLFHEEIAHAAEAMEWHGEPLSRDTLYALAATGISWEPFWGRAHLFWMGWARCDRKDLLDKKNKQVGQRFAEIEASYASQDWGHVVDLATRDFSFRAITCNPDLKLAVGESFLQLDRPERAFPVLASAYQAERMGRGGDAILEETDWKIRRGAFEAARAAHLTKEAVVFGLSLLFQPSAENSQVDHEVLTYLEQQGVSIERVALGILQAPARLTGLPAYSYVAADLLAMRPRPELLPVFMAMSQSGDVYLRARALIGLAALAYQPNSNMQENPFGEALPFTPTVTGLSADQRAQIEDMALRAIHDGNYRLRAAGVLALGLIGGEENRASIVKLERDPACYVIPTGVRGLEQLRFPVREAVALALKRWGVTFDPGDGTYSGRALVEARRRTRDVTHDFGGINRSMVSALLVFPFDTPLPLSPVRF; translated from the coding sequence ATGGGTTTATTTTTGGGGGCTTCGCGTTGTGGGTGGGCGAAGGATATTGTTGAGTCGCTTTTCCATGAGGAGATAGCGCATGCGGCAGAGGCGATGGAGTGGCATGGAGAGCCCTTATCTCGTGATACCCTTTATGCGCTTGCCGCAACGGGGATTTCTTGGGAGCCATTTTGGGGCCGTGCGCACCTCTTTTGGATGGGGTGGGCTCGCTGCGATAGAAAGGATCTGCTCGACAAGAAGAACAAGCAGGTGGGCCAGCGGTTCGCGGAGATAGAGGCCAGTTACGCCTCCCAGGATTGGGGACACGTGGTCGATCTAGCGACAAGAGATTTCTCCTTTCGCGCTATCACCTGCAATCCCGATCTGAAGCTTGCCGTGGGCGAGAGCTTTTTGCAGCTAGATCGTCCGGAGCGGGCTTTTCCGGTGTTGGCATCGGCCTATCAGGCGGAACGAATGGGGCGTGGAGGCGACGCGATCCTAGAGGAGACTGACTGGAAAATACGTCGCGGCGCCTTCGAGGCCGCACGTGCAGCCCATTTGACGAAGGAGGCTGTTGTTTTTGGACTTTCTCTGCTGTTTCAACCCTCTGCCGAAAACTCACAGGTAGACCATGAGGTATTGACCTACTTAGAGCAGCAGGGTGTCAGTATCGAGCGCGTAGCGTTGGGGATCTTACAAGCACCGGCACGGCTAACCGGCTTACCGGCCTACAGCTACGTGGCGGCCGATCTGTTAGCGATGCGTCCGCGTCCAGAGTTACTGCCAGTGTTTATGGCGATGTCACAGAGCGGGGATGTCTACTTACGGGCGCGGGCGCTTATCGGCTTAGCGGCGCTCGCCTACCAACCGAACTCCAACATGCAAGAGAACCCCTTTGGAGAGGCTCTACCCTTTACACCTACGGTAACCGGTTTATCGGCCGATCAACGCGCGCAGATTGAGGATATGGCTTTGCGGGCTATCCATGATGGAAACTACCGTCTGCGCGCTGCTGGCGTCCTGGCACTGGGGTTAATTGGTGGGGAAGAGAACCGTGCGTCCATAGTAAAGTTGGAGCGCGACCCTGCTTGCTACGTCATTCCCACGGGTGTGCGAGGGCTAGAGCAGCTGCGGTTTCCCGTGCGAGAGGCCGTGGCGTTAGCCCTAAAGCGCTGGGGGGTGACCTTCGATCCGGGAGATGGTACCTATTCAGGAAGGGCGCTTGTGGAAGCACGGCGCCGCACCCGAGATGTAACCCACGATTTTGGGGGCATCAATCGCTCTATGGTGAGCGCCCTGTTGGTTTTTCCGTTTGATACACCTTTGCCACTTAGCCCAGTTCGTTTTTGA